One segment of Toxotes jaculatrix isolate fToxJac2 chromosome 8, fToxJac2.pri, whole genome shotgun sequence DNA contains the following:
- the LOC121186121 gene encoding uncharacterized protein LOC121186121 has translation MKKTFVCDESMIITIPIGNLRDREVSHVMPENFRCVFKDSFKVFVVKGKPKPLGAAQAITGVFLCALGLILRDSFTMIFTLPSVLFVVTGVLTYAAGQAPHMPVAKLSFSLDIISFFWSIGALSISVIHLYAPYYNTSNVTVMQGISGLVMSLLVVENLVSLFLIYWLSKAVCRQHFNTLPTILLKRGD, from the exons ATGAAGAAGACATTTGTGTGTGATGAATCAATGATCATCACTATTCCCATTGGGAATCTGAGGGACCGTGAAGTGAGCCATGTGATGCCAGAAAACTTCCGCTGTGTGTTCAAAGATTCCTTCAAGGTCTTTGTTGTTAAGGGAAAACCTAAACCTCTCGGA GCAGCCCAAGCCATCACtggtgtgtttctttgtgctcttGGTCTGATTTTGAGAGACTCGTTCACTATGATCTTCACCCTGCCAAGTGTTCTG TTTGTGGTCACTGGTGTGCTGACTTATGCTGCAGGACAAGCTCCACACATGCCTGTG GCAAAGCTGTCATTCTCTCTGGACATTATCAGCTTCTTCTGGTCAATTGGAGCATTGTCTATCAGCGTGATCCACTTGTATGCCCCATATTATAACACCAGCAATGTGACG GTGATGCAAGGAATCAGTGGATTGGTAATGAGTCTGCTGGTTGTTGAAAATTTAGTATCCCTATTCTTGATCTACTGGCTGAGTAAAGCTGTTTGCAGACAACACTTCAACACTTTG CCCACCATACTGCTGAAACGCGGTGACTAA
- the ptdss1a gene encoding phosphatidylserine synthase 1 has protein sequence MASVYSGSHTLSKDDVNYRMHFRMINEQQVEDITIEFFYRPHTITLLTCTVLSLMYFAFTRDDGNPDSNLWVGLILVISFFLVISVLAFPNGPFTRPHPAIWRIVFGLSVLYFLFLVFIIFLNWQQVKQLMYWLDPNLRYAKREADIMEYAVNCHVITWERILSHFDIFAFSHFWGWGMKALLIRSYGLCWTISITWELTELFFMHLLPNFAECWWDQVILDILLCNGGGIWLGMTVCRFLEMRTYHWASIKDIHTTTGKIKRAALQFTPASWTYVRWLDPKSSLQRVMGVYLFMIIWQLTELNTFFLKHIFVFPASHALSWCRILFIGIITAPTVRQYYAYLTDTQCKRVGTQCWVFGAIAFLEALACIKFGQDLFSKTQILYVILWLLCLAFITFLCLYGMVWYAETYGPREKSLSECEDSNYTEFADHVSEVFKGETEVDGDSPTTRRRGKGSGRTKSINGLDGQ, from the exons ATGGCGTCTGTGTATAGCGGATCCCATACCTTGAGCAAGGATGATGTGAATTACAGGATGCATTTCCGAATGATAAACGAGCAGCAGGTTGAAGATATCACGATAGAGTTTTTCTACAGGCCGCACACGATAACCCTGCTGACATGCACGGTGCTCAGTTTGATGTATTTCGCCTTCACCAG AGATGATGGAAACCCTGACAGTAATCTCTGGGTGGGGCTCATCCTGGTCATCTCCTTCTTCCTTGTCATCAGTGTTTTGGCATTTCCTAAtg GCCCATTCACCAGACCACATCCAGCTATATGGCGAATAGTTTTTG GTCTGAGTGTCCTCTACTTCCTGTTCCTGgttttcatcatcttcctcaacTGGCAGCAGGTGAAGCAGCTAATGTATTGGTTGGACCCAAACCTGCGCTATGCcaagagagaagcagacatAATG GAATATGCCGTGAACTGCCATGTCATCACCTGGGAGAGAATCCTAAgccattttgacatttttgcattcAGCCATTTCTGGGGATGGGGTATGAAAGCCCTGCTCATTCGAAGCTATGGCTTGTGCTGGACCATCAGTATTACCTGGGAGCTTACTGAG CTGTTCTTCATGCATCTGCTGCCTAACTTTGCTGAGTGCTGGTGGGACCAGGTGATTCTGGATATTCTGCTGTGTAACGGAGGGGGCATCTGGCTTGGCATGACTGTGTGTCGCTTTTTGGAGATGAGGACCTACCACTGGGCCAGTATTAA GGACATCCACACCACCACAGGGAAGATCAAACGAGCCGCGTTACAGTTCACCCCTGCAAGCTGGACTTACGTACGCTGGCTTGACCCAAAGTCCTCCTTGCAGCGAGTCATGGGCGTCTATCTGTTCATGATCATCTGGCAG ctAACAGAACTGAACACATTCTTCCTGAAGCACATTTTCGTCTTCCCTGCAAGCCACGCTCTTAGCTGGTGTCGAATTCTGTTCATTGGTATAATCACAGCTCCAACAGTGAg gCAGTATTATGCATAccttacagacacacagtgcaAGAGAGTTGGGACCCAGTGTTGGGTGTTTGG GGCAATTGCCTTTCTGGAGGCCTTGGCATGTATTAAATTTGGACAGGACTTGTTCTCAAAAACACAGATCCTCTATGTGATCCTCTGGCTACTGTGTTTG GCCTTCATTACATTCCTTTGTCTATATGGAATGGTGTGGTATGCTGAAACTTATGGTCCAAGAGAAAAG AGCCTCTCAGAATGTGAGGACAGTAATTACACAGAATTTGCTGACCATGTGTCTGAAGTATTTAAAG GAGAGACGGAGGTGGACGGAGACAGCCCTACTACCAGGCGAAGAGGGAAGGGATCGGGAAGGACCAAATCCATCAACGGCCTGGACGGCCAGTAG
- the LOC121186247 gene encoding E3 ubiquitin-protein ligase NHLRC1-like gives MAFNPGPRRCGSLSPEGILREIQINLLECKVCFEKFCTQQRERRPQNLSCGHVLCLECITALSHPLLRKLECPFCRQLCSVDSISHCQVLSDLQELLLSWSPISSVPLHRAKGASDLAAGLTSTALHLYTAFGGWGTLINPTGIAVLGSSGTIVVVHDGEKRVLVFSPQGRKLHSFGRRGQASGEICYPLDVAVTPSGYVVVTDAGDKAVKVFTSRGNHVLTVKDSFQMPWGVDIDSCGHILVSDTQAGSLFHLNVDYSHGVTMKHQASISDLQHPKAVVCCRVTGNIAVMEHLTDDTHPPKRHQHTRLKVFNKDFHLLYQTDSFSLNLQSTVRLNMSGVVFDKDGDLIVTDSQQGMIWSLGKLQNGPVLTPLVGHHLIRPVGLVSLNNMLIILDSGDHTVKIYSAKSDAGPMI, from the coding sequence ATGGCCTTCAATCCTGGTCCCCGGCGCTGTGGCAGCCTGAGTCCTGAGGGGATCCTGAGGGAGATCCAGATCAATTTGCTGGAGTGTAAAGTTTGCTTTGAGAAGTTCTGCACTCAGCAGAGGGAGCGCAGACCACAGAACCTTTCCTGTGGCCATGTACTCTGTCTGGAATGTATCACAGCTCTGTCCCACCCTCTCCTGAGGAAGCTGGAGTGCCCGTTCTGTCGACAGCTGTGCAGCGTTGACAGTATCTCCCACTGCCAGGTTCTTAGTGACCTCCAGGAGCTGCTGTTGTCTTGGAGTCCCATATCCTCTGTTCCTCTTCACAGAGCAAAAGGAGCCTCTGACTTGGCTGCAGGTCTGACATCAACAGCTCTGCACCTCTACACAGCTTTTGGCGGTTGGGGGACTCTAATCAACCCCACTGGGATAGCTGTTTTAGGGTCCTCAGGGACAATAGTGGTGGTGCATGATGGTGAGAAGAGGGTGTTGGTGTTCAGCCCACAAGGCAGGAAGCTGCACAGTTTTGGGCGAAGAGGACAAGCCAGTGGAGAGATCTGTTACCCCTTGGATGTGGCGGTGACTCCTAGTGGTTACGTGGTGGTGACTGATGCAGGGGATAAAGCTGTGAAGGTTTTCACCTCCAGAGGGAACCACGTGTTGACAGTCAAGGATTCCTTCCAGATGCCCTGGGGTGTGGACATAGACAGCTGTGGGCACATCCTGGTCTCAGACACCCAGGCTGGCTCACTGTTTCATTTAAACGTGGACTATAGTCATGGTGTTACTATGAAGCATCAGGCGTCCATTTCAGACCTCCAGCATCCAAAAGCAGTGGTCTGCTGTCGAGTGACTGGGAACATTGCAGTGATGGAGCACTTAACTGATGACACACATCCACCAAAGAGGCACCAACACACAAGGCTGAAAGTGTTCAACAAAGACTTCCACCTCCTTTATCAGACAGACAGTTTCAGCCTCAACCTGCAGTCCACGGTGAGGCTGAACATGTCAGGTGTGGTGTTTGACAAAGATGGAGATTTGATTGTGACTGACTCTCAACAGGGGATGATTTGGAGTTTAGGGAAGCTCCAGAATGGCCCAGTCCTGACTCCTCTTGTGGGACACCACCTTATCCGCCCGGTTGGACTGGTGTCACTGAACAACATGCTCATAATTCTGGACAGCGGAGACCACACAGTAAAGATTTATTCTGCTAAATCTGATGCTGGACCCATGATATAG